Below is a genomic region from Deltaproteobacteria bacterium.
TAGCCCGCATGAACATTATTTATTGAAAATTCAGTAACTATGCGCATGCTAGCTGGTTCTCTAGTGGCTGTCATGCGCCAAGAGTGTTAGAGGACGTTGCGGGGAAATTCGCGTCGGAAAATAGGGGACGTTGCAGGGAAATTAGTGGAACCGAGGAAATTGGGGACGTTGCCGTCTTTTTCATCTTTCACTCCTCGCACCGGTGCCGCTTGCCCCTCCGTCGGGGGCTGGTCGCCGGGAAAAGTAGCAAGGGTCACAAACTGTCCAGAAAAGTCGAGGAGTCGTAGAGTCGAGGAGGCTGGGAGTCACGGAAAACGAATCGCACGCTTAAAGTTGTAGATGTAATATATCCATCGCGGTTTTATGTCATGGGGAGAGTCGATCATAAATGAGAGCAGATCTCGAAACATACAGTCGAAAAAAAAGGGGGGGGGGGAAACTGCAGTCTACCCTCCACTATAAGTGATACCGCCTAACCGGACGCGCCACCGCAGCGCGGCCCTGTGGTGTGAAGGAATGAATCTGAAAGGCCGCGTTCGGGCCGCTCGCGGTGCGCGGGGGCGTTCGGCTCTAGCGGAATTGTTATCCGGAAGTGCCTTCGATATGCTGAGCCTGAGGTAAGTGAACATGATCAATACTATTTGGGCGGTGATCCGTGACGGTAAAATCGTCCCGCTCGAAGACGTGAAAGTCCCTGAGGGAACACGGGCGTTAGTCACCCTATTACCCGAAGATGATGCAAGCTTTTGGTTAACTGCAAGTGAATCATCGCTGAGCGAGGTGTGGGGGAACACTGAGGATGACGTCTATGCCGAGCTACTCGAAAAATGAGGTTGTGCTCGTACGCTATCCCTTCTCGGATCTGACGAGTACTAAGGTTCGTCCTGCTGTCATCGCCAATACGTCCCATTCGTCGCAAGATATACTCCTCGTTCCACTCACGAGCAAAACGACAGGATTACTAGCCGGTGAGTTCATGCTCGCGGACTGGAAAGGAGCAGGCTTGAACGTCGAGACCGCTGCCAAGCGTGGAATCTTTACTATTCATGAACGGCTCGTGCTCAAGAGAGTGGGGAGACTAATCACAAAGGACGCTGAAAAGTTAGAAGCCTCGTTACGAGAGTGGTTGGGCCTGCACTAAGGCGAGAGGCGAAGAAGAGCCGAACCGGGCGCGCCACCGCAGCGCGGCGCTGTGGCGTGAAGGAATGAACGTGAAAGGCCGTGGCTGGGCCGCTCGCGGTGCGCTCAGGCGTTAGCCAGTCGTGTTCATCAAGGTGATCTTGAAGAATAGAAGGAAGTCGTCTGATGCCGCTCTCGGAGTACCTCAGGAATCTGCGCCGCCATGTTGGCAAGGAGTTACTGCTCATGCCCTCAGTGACGGCCATCGTCTTTGATGAACGGGAGCGCGTTCTCCTCGCCAGGCACGGGGACACCGGCCAGTGGGTCGCCCCGGGTGGCAGTATTGAACCGCATGAGACCCCCGCAAATGCCGTGGTCCGAGAAGCCTTTGAAGAGACCGGGCTCCTCGTCGAGCCGACTCAGATTCTCGGCGTCTTTGGCGGTCCGGAGTTTGAGGTTGTGTATGCCAACGGCGACCGCGTGACCTATGTCATGACGGTCTTTGAGTGCCAAGTGCTCAGCGGTACGCTCGCCCCCGATAAGACGGAGACCTTGGAGCTGCAATACATTGGGGCAACTGAATTTGATCGAGTCAATCTGGCTCCGTGGGCAAAGGTGGTACTCCCGGAGATCTGCAGAAGAAAGGGACAGCCGTACTTCGCGCCGGCGACTTGGTACCCGAAATAGAAAATAGGGGACGTTGCAGGGACGTTGCCGTCTTTTTTATCTTTCACTCCTCGCACCGGTGCCGCTTGCCCCTCCGTCGGGGGCTGGTCGCCGGGGAAAGCAGCAAGGGCCACAAACTGTCCAAAAAAGTCGAGGAGTCTGGGAGTCACGGAAAACGAATCGGAGAAACGGAGAATCGGGGAATGGGCGAGCAAACTGTCTAGAGTCTCGGAATGTCCAGGGTCTAGGGTCACAGAGGACAGAACGGGCGACGAGGCGAGCGGGCGATGGGGCGACGGCGACGCGTCTATATCTCAAGCAACTTGACACCCCGGGATGGATTAATGGCGTTCACGTTCGGAGTGTCGCTGATCGCTGCGTTGTTGTTCCGTCAAAAGATGGACATGGACAGTCCGCAGCGCCTCACTGCCAGTACCCACGATGTGTTCATCAGTTATTCCCGCACGCCCGCTGAGAACCTGGAATGGGTGAGCAAACACGTTGTGTCGCAGCTAGAGAAGGCAGGGCTGGGAGTCTGGTTCGACAAGAAGAGCCTCTTCCTTGGCACCTCGTGGTACGAGAAGATCGCGCAAGGGATTCAGGGCAGCCGCTACTTCATCCCGATCTATTCAGCCGACTGTTTCAAGAAGGACTTCTGCCGGGTCGAACTGGAGCTTGCCGCCATCCGCCGCGCGCACGAAACAGCGTTCATTCTACCGTTGGCGCGGGTCAAAACCGACATTCCTCCTGGATACCAGCACATCAACTTTATCGACGTGAACGAGCGGCCAGACTTCATCAATGTGGTACTGGAGGCAGTGAAGACGTCGGCGAAGCCAGACTGATGAGGAAGCGAACGGGAGAAAGGGCGAGAAAACTGTCAAGCATCATAAGAAGTTTAATGAATGAGCGATGGAGTGAATAGGCGCAGGAATGAGGGATGAGAAGCGTTCGCTAGTCACATAAAGTGACTAGCGAACAGAGCATAACATATGGAGCCCGTATTAATGATCACCCACGTTCGCGGCGCGAGAGCCCCGTCCTTCTCTACAATCCTGGCAAATACCGTAGATTTCCATCTTGTGCGTAGAAGCGACAAACCCGAATCGGCGCGCAACTTCTTCTTGCAGGGTTTCGATTTGCGGCTGAGTAAATTCGACGATACGCCCACAGCGCTCGCAAATCAGATGGTCATGATGCTGCTCGCCTTCAAGCTTTTCAAATCGCGCTTGCCCATCAGCAAAGTGTCGCTCTTCTGCCAGGCCGCACTCTTTTAGCAGTTTCATCGTGCGGTAGACGGTAGCGTACCCTACGCGTGGATTGAGACGACGCACTTCGCTGTACAGCTCTTCAACGCTGATGTGCCGATCGGCAGAGAAAAAGACCTGAGCGATGTCCTCACGTTGTGAGGTCGCTTTGAGTCCTTGCTCTTTAATCCAATGACGGAATTGGGTGAGCCGGTCGCTCACTGCGATGCTCCACTCGGCCAGAGCCGTTTGAGCGCGGGCGATAACGACTCATGATCTATCTCACGTCGCGATAACTCATCGATGAGAATATCCAGACGATCAGGCACCGGCATATCGCGATCAAGGAACACGATCTCCTGACCACGGACTCGACATCCTCCCCCTCGTACCTGGTAGCCCACCTCGCGAAAGAGCTTTTCCTCACGGACACGAACACCAACCCGTGCCGCTATGGTCTTCAGCTCTTGCAGGAGAGCACCATCCCTTACCCCAGCCTGTGGTTTCTTTGCCATAGTATTGTCTATTGTGACCAAGGGTGCTCGGCTTGTAAAGTGGTCGCTTGCCCACCTGAGCATGCGGTGATAAGCAGCCCCCGAAGAAAAACAACAAACTGCGACACTTGGGGGTCGTATGATTAAACACATCCTTCTTGCCCTCGACGGTTCTGACCATGCGCGTACTGCACTTCAATATGGATTGTGGCTGGCGGAACGCTTTCAGGCCGAACTGTCAGGCCTCCATGTTATTGATATCGTTTCAGTAGAAGGACCGTTCTTTCAGGATATTTCTGGAGCTTTAGGATTTGAGCCGTACCTCGACGTTACCGGAAAAGTCCGGCAAGCCTTGCACGAACGTGGCCAGCAACTGATTGACGAATTCACTATAACCTGTCGCGAACGACGTATTCCTTGTGAAAGCCAACTTGTGACTGGGGTTATCGCCAATGAAATTTGCGACCACGCACGAACCAGCGATCTCGTTGTGATTGGCCATCGTGGCGCCAACGAGCGCTTTTCTACCGGACTGCTAGGCGGCACAGCAGAAAGTGTCACACGTAAAAGCCCACGCCCGGTCTTTATTACACCAAAGCAATTTCAACCGATCACCAATCCACTACTTGCCTATGACGGCAGTCCACGCGCCAGCACTGCTATGCACTTGGCCGCGGAGTTTTGTGTCGCTCTCCAGCTTCCACTTACCGTGCTTTCCGTTGCACCGCGCGAAAAGACTGGCGACGGGAAACTTCTCGAAGAAGCACGACATTATCTCAATTCGTACGGGATCTCGCTGACCCTTCTCCATGCGATCGGCCACGCCAATCAACAGATCATCGAGACGATCAAAGAACGCAGCCATAACTTGTTATTCATTGGTGCCTACGGCCATAGTCGGATCATCGAAATGGTCCTTGGCAGTACCACTGAGTACGTGCTGCGCAATGCACCGTGTCCGGTGTTTTTGTCGAGATAGCTTTGAGCTGTCGGCGATCAGCTATCAGTTCAGCTTCTTTTTATCCTTCGCTGCCCTGTCTGGCTGAGAGCTAACGGCTGATCGCTGAACGCTTCCTATTGCTCCCCCTACAGCCTCCCGCTAAGATTCGCCCTGACCAAACGGTCAAGAGTGGATTAAGGAGTGTGGAAAAAGATGCGGTACCCACTACATGTAACGACAGACATGATGAAGTGGCAGGCCAAGAACAAGCTGCAAGGCCGGAAACGCTACCCGGTCGTGTTGATGCTTGAGCCACTGTATACCTGCAATCTGGAATGTGTTGGCTGTTCGCCAGAACGTCATTCCGGTGAGTTGAAAGATCGACTGACACTTTCGCAATGCTTACAAGCCGTTGATGAAGCTGGTGCTCCGGTTGTCTCTATCTGTGGTGGCGAACCCACTGTCTATCCAGAGCTTCCTGAACTCGTAGCGGAGACCATCGCCCGCAAACGGCATGTGATCGTGTGTACCAACGCGATCCTCCTTGAACGGTTCTACAGCAAAGCCCAACCTCATAAGCGATTGACGATTAACGTCCACCTCGATGGTATGCGCGAAACCCATGATTTCGTCTGTGCACGTGCTGGCGTGTTCGACAAAGCCATCGAAATGATCAAGGAAGGGAAACGTCGCGGATACACGGTCTGCACCAACACGACGGTCTATCGCGAGACCAAGATGGAAGAAATCGAGGAGTTGTTTGCGCTCCTCACCACGCTTGGCATTGATAACATGCTGGTGTCGCCTGGGTATCATTACGAAAAAGTCCAGCAGAATCACTTTCTCTTCCGGCAAGAGATTCATCAGAAATTCAAAAAAGTCCTGGAACTCTCGAAGCAATATCGTCTTGGTTCGACGCCATTGTTTCTTGAGTTCGCGGCTGGTGAACGTGAATATCCCTGTACGCCGTGGGGCAATGTGACGCGCACGCCGTTTGGCTGGAAAGGCCCCTGCTATTTGATCGGCGAGAAGTATTACAAAACCTGGGATGAGTTCTGGAATGGTGTTGACTGGAGCTACTGGGAGCAACGTATCGATACCCGGTGCCATGATTGCTTGATGCATTCTGGCTTTGAAGCTTCAGTCGCTCGCACCTTCCCCGAAAGTCCACAGGATATGTGGAAGATGGCGAAGTGGATGTTTTCATGATCGGAAGTATGGATATACGATCATGAAAGTCGCACGACTGTACGATGCAACCGACATCCGCTTTGAAGATGAACCCATCCCAACCGTTGGTCCAGGAGAAGCGCTAATTCGTACACGAGCCTGTGGCATCTGCTCTGGCGATGTCATGGGCTGGTACATGAAAAAGAAAGCGCCGCTGGTGTTTGGCCATGAGCCGTCCGGAGAGGTCGTTGAGGTCGGTCCTGGTGTCACCGATTTTCGGCCTGGCGATCGCGTCTTTGTTCATCATCATGCACCATGCTTTACCTGCCGTGCCTGCCAACGAGGTGAGTTTGTCCAATGCGCGACGTGGAAAGCGTCACGCATCGTCCCTGGTGGCATGGCCGAGTATTTCCTCGTTCCGAAAGAAAATTTGTCCGGCGATACGATTCCGCTTCCTGCAGATCTATCTTTCGCTGATGGGGCTTTGATCGAACCTGCCGCATGCGCGGTCAAATCCATGCGCAAGTCCGGCATGCATGCGGGC
It encodes:
- a CDS encoding type II toxin-antitoxin system PemK/MazF family toxin, encoding MPSYSKNEVVLVRYPFSDLTSTKVRPAVIANTSHSSQDILLVPLTSKTTGLLAGEFMLADWKGAGLNVETAAKRGIFTIHERLVLKRVGRLITKDAEKLEASLREWLGLH
- a CDS encoding NUDIX domain-containing protein; its protein translation is MPLSEYLRNLRRHVGKELLLMPSVTAIVFDERERVLLARHGDTGQWVAPGGSIEPHETPANAVVREAFEETGLLVEPTQILGVFGGPEFEVVYANGDRVTYVMTVFECQVLSGTLAPDKTETLELQYIGATEFDRVNLAPWAKVVLPEICRRKGQPYFAPATWYPK
- a CDS encoding toll/interleukin-1 receptor domain-containing protein codes for the protein MGRRRRVYISSNLTPRDGLMAFTFGVSLIAALLFRQKMDMDSPQRLTASTHDVFISYSRTPAENLEWVSKHVVSQLEKAGLGVWFDKKSLFLGTSWYEKIAQGIQGSRYFIPIYSADCFKKDFCRVELELAAIRRAHETAFILPLARVKTDIPPGYQHINFIDVNERPDFINVVLEAVKTSAKPD
- a CDS encoding transcriptional repressor, producing the protein MKEQGLKATSQREDIAQVFFSADRHISVEELYSEVRRLNPRVGYATVYRTMKLLKECGLAEERHFADGQARFEKLEGEQHHDHLICERCGRIVEFTQPQIETLQEEVARRFGFVASTHKMEIYGICQDCREGRGSRAANVGDH
- a CDS encoding universal stress protein, which encodes MIKHILLALDGSDHARTALQYGLWLAERFQAELSGLHVIDIVSVEGPFFQDISGALGFEPYLDVTGKVRQALHERGQQLIDEFTITCRERRIPCESQLVTGVIANEICDHARTSDLVVIGHRGANERFSTGLLGGTAESVTRKSPRPVFITPKQFQPITNPLLAYDGSPRASTAMHLAAEFCVALQLPLTVLSVAPREKTGDGKLLEEARHYLNSYGISLTLLHAIGHANQQIIETIKERSHNLLFIGAYGHSRIIEMVLGSTTEYVLRNAPCPVFLSR
- the hpnH gene encoding adenosyl-hopene transferase HpnH, with translation MRYPLHVTTDMMKWQAKNKLQGRKRYPVVLMLEPLYTCNLECVGCSPERHSGELKDRLTLSQCLQAVDEAGAPVVSICGGEPTVYPELPELVAETIARKRHVIVCTNAILLERFYSKAQPHKRLTINVHLDGMRETHDFVCARAGVFDKAIEMIKEGKRRGYTVCTNTTVYRETKMEEIEELFALLTTLGIDNMLVSPGYHYEKVQQNHFLFRQEIHQKFKKVLELSKQYRLGSTPLFLEFAAGEREYPCTPWGNVTRTPFGWKGPCYLIGEKYYKTWDEFWNGVDWSYWEQRIDTRCHDCLMHSGFEASVARTFPESPQDMWKMAKWMFS